The genomic DNA TTTTCCATATTTCCGATAGGCTTCATAAAAATGCTCAAGCTCCTCCTTGCTCCATTGAGGTCCTAACTTATCAGaatatttccttttctgtgCATAAAATACAGcagccaaaatattttttaaaaaaaaatatccacacTTTGAAGCTTTAAAgtcaactcaactaagccttaATCTCTGTATACTAGGTTGGTTTATGGACCTCAATAACAAATTATGTTTGCCCACATAAATACATTCCCATGCAAACAAGAGGCTCAATTGATGatcctatatattttgttgttctaTCCTATCTGAAATTATCCTTTCTATTGCCACAAAGATTGACTGTGTCCAATACAAGCTAGAGGCAATCATTTTGAAGATCCTATCAGATActtcaaaatttcataaaaggCCCACACTACATTCTACCCTCCATAAAAACTGACCAACAAAGGTTTATTAAACTTGGTTAACAAGTGTAACCAAACCAAGACATAGAGAGTCaaagcacaacaaagaagaataatggttacaaataaatgaacaaataacGAGTCAGataggtattaattaagttataggaaaagtagaggaaaaaaaaacttgtttagaATCCAAGAGAACATGTTTATTGATTTGGAATGTGCATCAATTCCTAGTCCTAAGTTGAATGTCAAAGCATATTTGATCACCTAATCCATATTGAAAAAGGATCTCTCTGCCCAAATTGTTTCCTTCtactgaaaaataatgaaagaaaaatgattgttttggaTAACCAAAGCTAACATACCAGCTCAAATTGGCTTGAAATGCAATGCTCAAACTCCTCCACAACCTTACTTAGCACAGATTCAACCAGATTTCCCTTCctgaaatttaacaaatttattttgaattactaTACAAATTTCTATCCGTAAACCATATATGTTCTATCCTCAACATCTGATGTATGTGAAAAATGGGCTAAAAGTAacagaaatttctattttaatgaaAANNNNNNNNNNNNNNNNNNNNNNNNNNNNNNNNNNNNNNNNNNNNNNNNNNNNNNNNNNNNNNNNNNNNNNNNNNNNNNNNNNNNNNNNNNNNNNNNNNNNATGAATCCGGGGGTATAATAGATAGGATTGAATACACCAAATAATCTTCTCATGTATAACTATAATCCGTATCCAGTCCAGGACAAAGTTAAGCTTGTGTCCAAACGCATCCGTTTGGATGTGGGGAATACTTTCAAAGCAAGAAATAGATAAAGACTGTACCTTCCAGCTGGAATTGGAATCAATTGTTAATACATCTACGTGTCAACCTCGGCGCACGCCGTGCCGCCATGTGTCCTTCCAACCCCATCCCCCATTTGGCCGATTTATTCAGTAACTTCCACCTTTCAGCCATGCAAACACTCTCACCCACTCTGCTTTCCTCATATCATCTCCTCCTTCTCTCCACCATTTTCATTCCGCCAGCGCAGGGATAATCATCATCGGCGGGATTTTGCTACGAAAGTAGTGTGGTTGTTCGAAAAAAGGCTTCAaaaactgccaaaaaaaaaaagaaaaaaaaaaaaaaagaagaagaagaagaaaagaagaagtatttatttgtttcttgcCATCATGCCACGGAGATATGCGTTTGGGAGGGCGGAAGATGCCACCCACCCTGACACAATGAGAGCCGCCTTGTCGGAATTCATCGCCACTTTCATCTTTGTGTTTGCAGGGGAAGGCTCTTTACTAGCTCTGGGTAATTATATATCTTCAGTTGTTTTCCATCCTCCCTAGATCGTTTATGGTGTTTGTATAAAATTCATGTGGTTTGTGTTTTGGCAGGGAAGATATACTACAAGGATACAGGGACGACGCCGTCGGAGCTAGTGGTCGTCGCGCTGGCGCATGCATTCTCTCTGTTTGTGGCAGTGTCAGTCAGCATGAATATTTCCGGCGGCCATGTCAATCCTGCCGTCACCATGGGCACCCTTCTCGGCGGGAGGATCTCCGTTCTCCGCGCCGTCTTCTACTGGATTGCCCAGCTTTTGGGTGCTGTTGTGGCAGCGCTCTTGCTCAGGCTTGTCACCAATAACATGGTACAACAtgcccacttttttttttaatttttaatccgGGTATCCAAGGCCTTCGGTTCAACTAAATTCGGAGACCCTACCTTATGAGATCCTCTTAtgttctcaaattcataaatctcacaTCTCATCTAAGAATAGCCATGTTTCAGTATTTAGTGAGAAagctattctcaaacaatttAATAAGCTTAAATGCTAAAACATGTCTTATTTTAGACGATGAAtttaagaatttcaaattttaaaaaaaattataagaatccCTCCCACCTCATCTCCTTTTATGGATGTTTACTTATAACGTGTTTGAGATTGTTCagaaaaataatctttttattaaagaaaaaaaaaaaacccttattttcAAGAAGGCAAAAAAGgtgctttttaagttttttttattaaacggaCTAATTTTTGCATAacacaacttttttatttagtaaaaacactttttgaagatataatttttctttttttaaaaaaaaaaaaaaaaaagaaaatgctgaAATTATTGTTATGATGTTTTTGGTGTTGATTTCAGAGACCAGTGGGGTTCTCCGTAACGGCAGGTGTAGGGGAGTGGCATGGGCTTATATTCGAGATCATTATGACATTCACGCTGGTTTACACTGTTTTTGCAACTGCCATCGATCCCAAACGGGGTAGCTTGGGGACGATTGCGCCGCTGGCGATCGGCTTCATCGTCGGAGCGAATATCCTGGCAGGCGGGCCGTTTGACGGAGCGTGCATGAACCCTGCCCGAGCTTTTGGACCGGCTTTGGTCGGGTGGAGATGGAAGAACCACTGGATCTACTGGGTTGGTCCCCTTCTAGGCGGTGGCTTTGCAGGCCTAGTGTATGAGTACATGGTGATTCCCACAGAGGTCCCCCATCACACCCACCAGCCCTTGGCTCCTGAAGATTACTAGTTTCGGCCTCTTGTTTCTATTTGTAATAAAATTGCATGTGGTTTAGGCCTTTGCTTTTGTTTGCTATCTCACATCtatgtttggttttatttatatgtttaatttatgttttgggTCGGAATCTTCTTAGTTTATCCATTGTCTGCAAGTGTTGTACTTGGTTACTTGTTAATAAAATGCAAACCTTGTTCCCTTCAGTAACTTTATGCTCCAGATCATATTAGTGCTGCTTTTGTTCCCCCctctgtaatttctttttcctttttccaatGTATtgcttatgaaaaaaaaaaaaaaaaaaacctcaggTTAAATATACAAAGGCTAGTTTTTTCTGTAACATATATGGTTGATAACTGAAGGATTAGAATCATTTTGGCTGCTTCCAGAATCACAGTAAAATAGTTGATAGCATACGGATAACGtcggtaaaaataaaaaaaatcattagagaGACTAACAAGGAAATTCTACAAAAGATTTAAGGCCAACTGGGTATAAATTTTATCACTATGATACAATGAACTGAGTAGAGTATAAATTCTACAAAAGAATGAATTGCTCAGAGATGAGCCAATCTACCATTGTTTCTCCAAGagtggaaaacaaaaaatgcgtAACATTGAATGAAGGGTGCAAGTAATAATTGTTTCAGGGAGGGGAAGGAAATGACATCATTTTAATACTATTTAgcaatgttatttagtagattattataagcaaatTATTATACGACTGAAATGACGTagcaataaaatttaataattaattattttttaaaaaactatttctTGTTAATCTAAAGATTAATTCTTATTGCCCCGTCATCTCAATTGTATGAGAGTTGTAAAAttatctactaaatagcattacttttaaaataaatgaaaacaaacgGGTATACACGATTGGTATCGTGTTATGTGTTATGTTTGGTTATAGAATCTGGCAACCCAAGGAGCAAGTTTGGTGTTGTGAGGTGTTCTTTGGTTGGCAGAGTAATAATCGGACCAATAACAGGGAGAGAGTGTATCAGCAAATTTCCCATCAATGTAGATGCAAAATGGTAGCCAATTTTCACCCCCATTCATTCTTCTCTTCCGCTCTCTTGGGTATGCCAATGGTGCCTGCACATACCTGCATTACATCCAAGCCAAAACACACACATGAATCGGGTATATGACCAAACAAATGGCATGCTGGAGACGAAAGTGGGTGAGGAGTGAAGCAGTGAGAAACAATACCTGATACCATCAACCACAGCATCCCAGCAGAAATGGGTATGACCAAACACATGACATGCAG from Corylus avellana chromosome ca6, CavTom2PMs-1.0 includes the following:
- the LOC132183805 gene encoding probable aquaporin TIP3-2, whose protein sequence is MPRRYAFGRAEDATHPDTMRAALSEFIATFIFVFAGEGSLLALGKIYYKDTGTTPSELVVVALAHAFSLFVAVSVSMNISGGHVNPAVTMGTLLGGRISVLRAVFYWIAQLLGAVVAALLLRLVTNNMRPVGFSVTAGVGEWHGLIFEIIMTFTLVYTVFATAIDPKRGSLGTIAPLAIGFIVGANILAGGPFDGACMNPARAFGPALVGWRWKNHWIYWVGPLLGGGFAGLVYEYMVIPTEVPHHTHQPLAPEDY